One window of Psychrobacillus sp. FSL H8-0483 genomic DNA carries:
- a CDS encoding dihydrofolate reductase family protein, whose amino-acid sequence MKKQRNIILFIGTSIDGYIANDDGTLEWLESIEVEGDSGYNSLLERIDTVVMGKRTYDVIRGFDMNYPYSDYKNYVFSSSSVSGSDEYASFIDVDVKTFIKNIKQKPGKDIWLIGGGILASEFFKENLIDEFQLAIAPIILGKGISLYNGDDITQKYTLTKVEKLGQLAMHHYIKK is encoded by the coding sequence ATGAAAAAACAGCGTAACATTATTTTATTCATTGGTACTTCAATTGATGGATATATTGCAAATGATGATGGTACATTAGAATGGTTAGAATCAATAGAAGTTGAAGGAGACTCTGGCTACAATTCACTCCTAGAAAGAATTGACACTGTTGTTATGGGAAAAAGAACTTATGATGTCATTCGTGGATTTGATATGAATTATCCTTATAGTGATTATAAAAATTATGTATTTTCTTCTAGTTCTGTTAGTGGATCAGATGAATATGCTTCATTTATTGATGTAGATGTCAAAACTTTCATTAAAAATATTAAACAAAAGCCTGGTAAAGATATATGGTTAATTGGTGGAGGAATCTTAGCAAGTGAATTTTTTAAAGAAAATTTAATTGATGAATTTCAACTAGCCATTGCACCTATTATTTTAGGGAAAGGAATCTCCCTATATAACGGAGATGATATTACTCAAAAATACACATTAACCAAAGTAGAAAAATTAGGCCAACTAGCTATGCATCATTATATAAAAAAATAA
- a CDS encoding DUF1284 domain-containing protein gives MYMLRGHHLFCLLGYRGMGYSQEYVENMTRLHQSLRDNPKMRIRIVKGPDQLCEKYPNSGEYHCQADNIYERDAAILEKLGLKIGQILIWEDIESLIRKYIVPSDIQIVCESCSWRSYGVCEEGIKEIHEGKGLRELK, from the coding sequence ATGTATATGCTGCGAGGTCATCATCTTTTTTGCCTTTTGGGCTATCGGGGAATGGGCTATTCACAAGAATACGTGGAAAATATGACACGTCTGCACCAGAGCTTGAGAGACAACCCCAAGATGAGGATTCGAATTGTAAAGGGTCCCGATCAATTGTGTGAAAAGTATCCAAACTCAGGTGAATACCACTGCCAAGCCGACAATATTTATGAAAGAGATGCCGCTATTTTAGAGAAATTAGGACTTAAAATCGGACAAATTCTGATTTGGGAAGACATTGAGTCACTCATCCGAAAGTATATCGTCCCCTCCGACATTCAAATTGTGTGCGAATCTTGTTCCTGGCGGTCATATGGAGTTTGTGAAGAAGGTATTAAAGAGATTCATGAAGGAAAGGGGTTAAGGGAACTGAAATAA